GTCGAGCCACGCTGCGTCTGCCTGTACTGCGGCTCCCAGGGTTGCGACGGCCAGCAAGGTGGATAGATGCCAGTGTCGGAATCGCATGGCGGTGATGCTCCTTCTTCAGCCGCAGGACGCGCGGCGAAGCGCCAGGTGCAAGCGCCGCGCCGTGCGGAGACGCGTGCCAAAGCCCGGGATTTGCAGTTGGCGTGGAGTGCGCGCACGTGCGGTGCACGTGCGGCGCGCGGTTTCCGCGGCGGACCGACGGGAATACGATCAGGATGTTGGTCCGGCGCGGAAGCTCGTGACAAGCGCGCGCGCAGTTGACTTGTAACGGCGCTTGACGCACACTCCGGACGGACTCGCGCTTCGCGCAGAAAGGAGGAACGACAATGCAGCCCATTGCCCTCGGTGCTCACCGGTCGAGCCTCCAGTCTGTGATCCGTTGAGCGCGCGTTTTCTCTGAACCGCGAACGTCGCGCGTGGCGTGCTCTGAGCCACGGCGAACGAATGCGCAAACCTGCGGAATTTCCGCGGGTTTGGCGCAGTGCGGCCGGTGCGCGCCGACGCCACTTCGAGCCACGGCTGGGGCTCTGGGCGCTGCCAACGACGGCAGCGCAGGGGATAGGTGTGCCCGTACGCCGGGCACGGAGAACACCGTGAGAACACGAATCAGAAACGCATCGAGAAACGACCGCAAGCTCGCGCAACTGTGCGCGCAGATTCAAGAGGTCCTGAGCTTTGCCCTGGGCGACAGCTCCGACGACCGCCTGCACGACCTGGTCGTGCATTCCGTGACCCCCGCGCCGGATGGCGCGCGACTGCTCGTCACCGTGATGGCGACGAACGAAAGTGACATGAGCTCCCTGGAAGAAACACACGGCGCGCTCGAAAGCGCGCGCCCTTGGCTCAGGCGGCAAGTGGCCGCCGAGATTTCTCGCAAGCGCACGCCGGACCTCGCGTTCTGCGTGCTCCCGCACTGGGACGGTGAACCATGAGCACACTGCCGGAAAAGACCCAAGCGTGGCTGCCCGAGCCGCTGTCCGCGGAGGTGCGAAGCTCCGTGGAGCGGCTCGCGCGCGTGGACGACGTGCAGCGCATTGCGTTGATGCCGGACGTGCATCTGGCGGAGAACGTGTGCGTCGGCGCGGTGGTCGCGTCCCGGGCTGGGCTGTACCCAGACGCCGTGGGCGGAGACATCGGCTGCGGCATGGCCAGCGTGCGTTTGGGGGCGCACGCGGGCATCGTGAATCGGCACTCCGCCGGGCGGATCTTGCAGGCGTTTGCCGACGGAGTGCCCACCAATCGCCACCGCACGAAGCGCCCGCTGCCGGAGGCGCTCGCCGCCCTGCGGCTCTCCACGCCCGCGCTCCAGAAGGCCTTGGACAAGAGCGGCGCCGTGCAGCTCGGCACGCTGGGGAGCGGCAACCATTTCCTCGAGCTGCAGGCGGACGAAGGCGGCACGCTCTGGCTCACGGTGCACACCGGCTCCCGCGGGCTCGGTCCCGCGGTGCGCCAGCATCACCTGAAGCAGGCGGAGGCCGTGGGCGGGGGGCTCCGGGCGCTGCGGGCGGACAGTGACGCCGGGCGTGCCTATCTCTCGGATCACGATGCGGCGGTGCTGTTCGCGGAGCTCAGTCGCAGGGCGATCCTCACGGCCGCGGTGGACGCGCTCGGTCAGCTGCTTCAGGTCGAAGCCGACTGGGAGAGCCGGGTGACGTGCAGCCACAACTTCGTTCGGCGGGAGACACACGACGGCGAAGCGCTGTGGGTCCACCGCAAGGGCGCCATGTCCGCTCGCCAGGGGGAGCCGGGCATCATCCCGGGATCCATGGGCGCAGAGAGCTTCATCGTGAGCGGCCGCGGACTTCCGGGCGCGCTGTGCTCGAGCTCTCACGGGGCGGGCCGCGCCATGAGCCGAGGCGCTGCGCGCCAGCGCATCACCGTGCAGAAGCTCGAACGCGAGATGGATGGCGTGTGGTTCGATGAAGGCATGGCCAAGCGTCTCTTGGACGAAGCGCCGTCGGCGTACAAGCCCATCACCGCGGTGATGCGCGCCCAAAAGGAGCTGACCCGCATCGAGACGCGGCTCCGGCCCGTGCTCTCGTACAAGGGCGTGTAGTGGAAATTCGCGCCGAAGGTCGTGGCACGGCGGTTGCTCCTTGCGAGCGGCGTACTCGCGAGTTTGGTCGCGTGCCTGCATCTCGCATTCGTGTAGGGTGACACGCAAGGGAACTTCCGCGCAGCCGCGACGTGGATTCCAGCGGCCGGGCAAGAAGCGCACCGCACGACGCGCGACAACATTGGACGCGGCATGCTGGGGTCGACGCGACCCATGCGAGTCGTGCTTGCAACGGGTAAGCACGACTGATAGGGATCGCGTCGAGGGGGGTGAGCGTCGGGTCGACGCGTCGTCGGTTGGATGCCGCAACTCCTCTCAGGGTTGCTACGGCTCATCACCACTGGCTCCGACGACAGGACGAAAACGTGACCCAATCCGGCAAACGACCTGAAGCGGCCATCGTCGACGACGTCTACCGCCTGACGGCTGACATTGCGGCGACAGCAGATGACACGAGGCTCGCGCGGCTGCAGAGAATGGCCGCCACCGTCGCGCGGCGGCTGCCGCGGGAGGCAGCGACACCGGACACGGGGCTCCCCGTCGTCCGCGAGCTGGATCTCACGCCCGACGATTCCGCGAGTGACAGCATCAAGGCAATTCTCAGCGCGGAAGACGCGGGCGATGCGGAAGTTCGCGAGCTGCGTCGCGTCGATCCTTCGGCGCCGTTGGACGTGATCGGGGCCCATCGCCTCGCGGCTCTCGTGCCGAGTGAACGCTTGGGTCCGTTTCGCGTGGGCGCCCGGGACGTATGGTTCGACGCGTTCTTTGTTCGGCACGCCAGAACCGTCGCGCAGAGTGGGTCTTCGTCGCCCCTATTGGTGCTCAGCAAAGGCGGCCGGCCGCACACTTCCGGCGGCTCCACCACGGTGTCCATTGGTCGCGGAACGGTGTGGATCCGCGGGGATCTGCTCAATTCGTCACTTCCGCCGGGCGCCTACGTCGGCATACGCGTCGATGGCGGGAGCCTGCGCATCGATCTGCCGGTGACGCTCCACGGAGACGAGGTCGAGATTGGCCAACCGCTCTCTGGGGACCTGCGTTTGGACCTCGCGGAGGACGCCGTCACGCCGGCGGCTGGTGGCTGCCGGGCCTCGGGCGCGAGCATCGAGCTGCCCGAGGCCATCACGCTCACCTTCACCGGATCCGGCGTGACCGTGAGCGGTGGCAATGGCCGAGCGTCTGCGTGGGATCAGAGCTTCGAGCTCCAAGACCCGGACGGCAGCTGGACGTTCATCGAACCGTTGTGGACTCTCGTCCTCGGCTACAGGTTTTCACCTGCGGAGCTCAGGCTCGACCCCGTCACCGACGAGCTCGTCGAGTTTTCCGGAACGGCGAACGTCGTGCGTGGTGGTCTCGGCTTCCCCGTCGTCGTGGTGAGTGACCCTTCCATTCTGGACGAAGCGACTCGGGGTGCTGCCTGGTGGTTCAATTTGCGTGGCTTTTCCGCTCGTTGGTACGAGCCCGAGCCGCGTCCCCACGAGATCACCTCCGCGTGGCTCTCCATTGCGCTGCGCGGCACGTTGATCTTGGCGGAGCACGTTCAGGC
The genomic region above belongs to Polyangiaceae bacterium and contains:
- a CDS encoding ribosome-binding factor A — its product is MRTRIRNASRNDRKLAQLCAQIQEVLSFALGDSSDDRLHDLVVHSVTPAPDGARLLVTVMATNESDMSSLEETHGALESARPWLRRQVAAEISRKRTPDLAFCVLPHWDGEP
- a CDS encoding RtcB family protein, giving the protein MSTLPEKTQAWLPEPLSAEVRSSVERLARVDDVQRIALMPDVHLAENVCVGAVVASRAGLYPDAVGGDIGCGMASVRLGAHAGIVNRHSAGRILQAFADGVPTNRHRTKRPLPEALAALRLSTPALQKALDKSGAVQLGTLGSGNHFLELQADEGGTLWLTVHTGSRGLGPAVRQHHLKQAEAVGGGLRALRADSDAGRAYLSDHDAAVLFAELSRRAILTAAVDALGQLLQVEADWESRVTCSHNFVRRETHDGEALWVHRKGAMSARQGEPGIIPGSMGAESFIVSGRGLPGALCSSSHGAGRAMSRGAARQRITVQKLEREMDGVWFDEGMAKRLLDEAPSAYKPITAVMRAQKELTRIETRLRPVLSYKGV